In one window of Chryseobacterium viscerum DNA:
- a CDS encoding 2-oxoglutarate dehydrogenase E1 component, with the protein MDRFSFLNAAHSQLIEDLYQQYLKFPDSLEPSWKAFFQGFDFALENYGDDDNTQFIQASANAAPAVQQQISQAVSNGEVPEHIKKEFKVVNLIEAYRTRGHLFTKTNPVRERRHYTPTLDIENFGLSKEDLNTKFNCAVETGMKEPATLADLIKHLENIYCDSIGVEYMHINNVEEKDFIKRWLQVNENHPSLSANEKTEILLKLNQAVAFENYLHTKFVGQKRFSLEGGETLIPALDQLISRSSQLGVDEVVLGMAHRGRLNVLTNIFGKSYKQIFSEFEGKEFEEDVFSGDVKYHLGSSKKIKTASGEEVCINLTPNPSHLETVAALVEGICRAKVDDKYKDYSKVLPIIIHGDGAIAGQGIAYEVAQMMTLEGYRTGGTVHIVVNNQVSFTTNYMDARSSTYCTDIAKVTESPVMHVNADDAEAVVHAIHFAADFRAKFGKDVYIDLLGYRKYGHNEGDEPRFTQPNLYKTISKHPNPREIYKDKLLKDSITSNDVIAKMETEFKALLDKDFDASKEIEKNVMDLFMAEDWTNYPIGKRGAVQLPVDTKYDAAKLKELALKMSTLPVDKKFINKITRLFENRIKAIEGNSLDWALGEWLAYATLLVEGHNVRISGEDVERGTFSHRHAVVKTEDTEEEYIPLRHVSESRFDVFNSHLSEYGVLGFDYGYAMASPNTLTIWEAQFGDFVNGAQIIVDQYLAAAEEKWKIQNGMVMLLPHGSEGQGAEHSSARLERFLTLCANENMVVANITSPANYFHLLRRQLKWGFRKPLIVMSPKSLLRHPKVVSPIEDFANGAFQPILDDPTADPKKVEKLVLCSGKLYFELLAKKEELNCENIALVRFEQLYPLQTDAIEAIFNKYENKKQLVWAQEEPENMGAWSYILRNFRDTGIQVVAPVPSGAPAPGSHKMFEKNQNAVINRVFDRDDAPAKRPVTA; encoded by the coding sequence ATGGACAGATTTTCATTCCTAAACGCAGCTCATTCTCAGTTAATTGAGGATTTATACCAACAGTACTTAAAATTCCCGGACTCCCTAGAACCATCATGGAAAGCCTTCTTTCAAGGCTTCGATTTTGCTTTGGAGAACTACGGAGATGACGATAACACTCAGTTTATTCAGGCTTCAGCCAACGCTGCTCCGGCAGTACAACAACAGATTTCTCAGGCAGTATCAAACGGAGAGGTTCCTGAGCACATCAAAAAAGAATTTAAAGTAGTAAACCTTATTGAGGCTTACAGAACAAGAGGGCACCTTTTTACAAAAACTAACCCGGTTAGAGAAAGAAGACACTATACACCTACTTTAGACATCGAGAACTTCGGTCTTTCTAAAGAAGATTTAAATACAAAATTCAACTGCGCTGTTGAAACAGGAATGAAAGAGCCTGCTACTTTGGCAGATCTTATCAAGCACCTTGAAAACATCTACTGTGATTCTATCGGAGTAGAGTACATGCACATCAACAACGTTGAAGAAAAAGATTTTATTAAAAGATGGCTTCAGGTAAATGAAAACCACCCAAGCCTTTCTGCAAACGAAAAAACAGAAATCTTATTAAAATTAAACCAGGCGGTTGCCTTTGAAAACTATCTTCACACAAAATTTGTAGGACAAAAAAGATTCTCATTAGAAGGTGGTGAAACATTAATCCCTGCTTTAGATCAGCTGATCTCAAGATCTTCTCAGTTAGGAGTAGATGAAGTGGTATTAGGAATGGCTCACAGAGGTAGACTCAACGTACTGACTAATATCTTCGGAAAATCTTACAAGCAGATCTTCTCAGAATTTGAAGGGAAAGAATTTGAAGAAGATGTATTCTCTGGTGACGTTAAATATCACTTAGGATCATCTAAAAAAATCAAAACCGCTTCAGGAGAAGAAGTATGTATCAATTTGACTCCAAACCCGTCTCACCTTGAAACGGTGGCTGCTCTGGTAGAAGGTATCTGCCGTGCAAAAGTAGACGACAAATATAAAGATTACTCTAAAGTATTGCCAATCATCATCCACGGTGACGGAGCAATTGCCGGACAAGGTATTGCTTACGAAGTTGCTCAGATGATGACTTTGGAAGGATACAGAACAGGTGGTACAGTTCATATTGTTGTAAATAACCAGGTTTCATTTACAACCAACTATATGGATGCAAGATCTTCAACATACTGTACAGACATCGCAAAAGTTACAGAATCTCCTGTAATGCACGTGAATGCTGACGATGCTGAAGCTGTTGTTCATGCTATTCACTTTGCTGCTGATTTCAGAGCAAAATTCGGAAAAGATGTTTATATAGACCTTTTAGGATATAGAAAATACGGTCACAACGAAGGTGATGAACCAAGATTCACTCAGCCTAATCTATATAAGACTATTTCAAAACACCCGAATCCAAGAGAAATTTATAAAGATAAATTGCTTAAAGACAGTATTACTTCAAATGATGTAATTGCTAAGATGGAAACGGAATTCAAAGCCCTTTTAGATAAAGATTTTGATGCTTCAAAAGAAATTGAGAAGAACGTAATGGATCTGTTTATGGCTGAAGACTGGACAAACTATCCAATTGGAAAAAGAGGTGCAGTTCAGTTACCGGTTGATACAAAATACGATGCAGCAAAACTGAAAGAATTAGCGCTTAAAATGTCAACGCTTCCTGTTGATAAAAAATTCATCAATAAAATTACAAGACTTTTCGAAAACCGTATCAAGGCTATTGAAGGAAACTCATTAGACTGGGCGTTAGGAGAGTGGTTAGCTTATGCAACACTACTTGTAGAAGGTCACAACGTAAGAATTTCCGGAGAAGATGTGGAAAGAGGTACTTTCTCTCACAGACACGCGGTAGTAAAAACAGAAGATACAGAAGAAGAATATATCCCGTTAAGACACGTATCAGAAAGCAGATTTGATGTGTTCAACTCTCACCTTTCAGAATACGGAGTTCTAGGTTTCGATTACGGATATGCAATGGCTTCTCCCAATACATTAACGATCTGGGAAGCTCAGTTCGGAGATTTCGTAAATGGTGCTCAGATTATTGTTGACCAGTATCTTGCTGCAGCAGAAGAGAAATGGAAAATCCAGAACGGAATGGTGATGCTATTACCTCACGGTTCAGAAGGACAGGGAGCAGAACACTCTTCGGCAAGATTGGAGAGATTCCTTACCCTTTGTGCTAACGAAAACATGGTGGTTGCTAATATTACTTCACCTGCCAACTATTTCCACTTATTGAGAAGACAGTTGAAATGGGGATTCAGAAAACCATTGATTGTAATGAGCCCTAAATCTTTACTGAGACATCCTAAAGTGGTTTCTCCGATTGAAGACTTTGCAAACGGTGCATTCCAGCCTATCTTAGACGATCCAACTGCTGATCCTAAAAAAGTAGAAAAGCTGGTTCTTTGTTCAGGTAAACTGTACTTTGAATTATTAGCAAAGAAAGAAGAACTGAACTGTGAAAATATTGCATTAGTAAGATTTGAGCAGCTATATCCACTTCAGACAGATGCTATTGAAGCGATCTTCAACAAATACGAAAACAAAAAACAATTGGTTTGGGCTCAGGAAGAGCCTGAAAACATGGGTGCTTGGTCTTATATCCTGAGAAACTTCAGAGATACAGGAATCCAGGTGGTTGCTCCGGTACCAAGCGGTGCTCCGGCTCCAGGTAGCCACAAAATGTTTGAGAAAAACCAGAATGCAGTGATCAACAGAGTTTTTGATAGAGATGATGCTCCTGCAAAAAGACCAGTTACAGCTTAA
- a CDS encoding SRPBCC domain-containing protein, giving the protein MRIFKILTFIIVLLGGAYAASMYYFVDESKNFTIEKEIDYPVDKVFTQFNNLQNFTRWNNFFTSSQSIDIDYYTPYEGQGSAISYVDPKNNTDGEMFIRYENLNKTLKYQLFEDENENPTLVDVKFKPVSAEKTKIIWYVHTPKLPVWKRVENFWTEDRFAENINKSMTNLKNSLGNKVEKDNQMAAIKYDSLMVENEEEKLLLGINVSTSNKKDALYKNIVMNYNKVYNFVTMDMGKRDDEFGYPILITDADNYKDKEVSYFLGIPLSKRIGVSDNNFNFRSVNPSQNYVMYYKGSYEGRIRAIQQLIQKAKKDEMRFGDIRQTFIERPMEGEEVNVKLSLSVYK; this is encoded by the coding sequence ATGCGTATTTTTAAAATATTAACATTTATTATTGTTTTGTTGGGGGGAGCTTATGCTGCTTCCATGTACTATTTTGTAGACGAAAGCAAAAATTTCACTATTGAAAAAGAGATTGATTATCCGGTAGATAAAGTTTTTACCCAGTTTAATAATCTGCAGAATTTTACGAGATGGAATAACTTCTTTACCAGTTCACAATCTATTGATATTGATTATTATACGCCTTACGAAGGACAGGGAAGTGCCATCAGCTATGTAGATCCTAAAAATAATACAGATGGAGAAATGTTCATTAGGTATGAGAATCTTAATAAAACTCTGAAATATCAGCTTTTTGAGGATGAAAATGAAAATCCAACGCTGGTTGACGTCAAATTTAAGCCTGTTTCTGCAGAAAAAACAAAAATCATCTGGTACGTACATACACCCAAACTGCCTGTCTGGAAAAGAGTAGAGAACTTCTGGACTGAAGATCGTTTTGCTGAGAATATCAACAAAAGCATGACCAATCTTAAAAACTCTTTAGGAAATAAAGTAGAAAAAGATAATCAGATGGCCGCGATCAAATATGACAGTCTTATGGTAGAGAATGAAGAAGAAAAGCTGCTTCTTGGGATCAATGTAAGTACTTCAAATAAAAAAGACGCTCTGTACAAAAATATTGTGATGAATTATAATAAAGTTTATAATTTCGTGACGATGGATATGGGGAAAAGAGATGATGAATTTGGATATCCCATCCTGATCACTGATGCAGACAATTATAAAGATAAAGAAGTTTCATATTTTCTCGGAATTCCGCTTTCTAAGAGAATTGGAGTATCTGACAATAATTTCAATTTTAGATCCGTAAATCCGTCTCAAAATTATGTTATGTACTACAAAGGGAGCTATGAGGGACGAATTCGGGCAATTCAGCAGCTGATTCAGAAAGCCAAAAAAGACGAGATGCGCTTCGGAGATATCCGCCAGACCTTTATTGAACGTCCGATGGAAGGGGAGGAGGTAAACGTTAAGCTCTCATTATCAGTGTATAAGTGA